A DNA window from Micromonospora inyonensis contains the following coding sequences:
- a CDS encoding HIT family protein, translated as MTGAERHTDSGLADGLERLWTPHRMTYISGEDRPEGGYEKPAGCPFCRAPGLVGQETLVVARGEHVFAVLNLYPYNPGHLLVCPYRHVADYTDLDPAETVELAVFTQTAMRVVRQVSNAHGFNLGMNQGGVAGAGIAAHLHQHVVPRWGGDANFMPVIGQTKVLPQLLTDTRDLLATAWPSA; from the coding sequence GTGACAGGGGCGGAACGGCACACGGACAGCGGCCTGGCCGACGGCCTGGAGCGGCTCTGGACTCCGCACCGGATGACCTACATCTCCGGCGAGGACCGGCCCGAGGGCGGGTACGAGAAGCCCGCCGGCTGCCCGTTCTGCCGGGCCCCCGGGCTGGTCGGGCAGGAGACCCTGGTGGTGGCCCGGGGCGAGCACGTCTTCGCGGTGCTGAACCTCTACCCGTACAACCCGGGCCACCTGCTGGTCTGCCCGTACCGGCACGTCGCCGACTACACCGACCTCGACCCGGCCGAGACCGTCGAACTGGCGGTCTTCACCCAGACCGCGATGCGGGTGGTACGCCAGGTCAGCAACGCCCACGGGTTCAACCTCGGCATGAACCAGGGCGGGGTGGCCGGGGCCGGCATCGCCGCGCACCTGCACCAGCACGTGGTGCCCCGCTGGGGCGGGGACGCCAACTTCATGCCGGTGATCGGGCAGACGAAGGTCCTGCCCCAGTTGCTCACCGACACCCGTGACCTGCTCGCCACGGCCTGGCCGTCCGCCTGA
- the thrS gene encoding threonine--tRNA ligase has protein sequence MSAPRTPAVADPVVVAAGTTAADAVAAAGLPATGPKAIVVVRDPQGQLRDLDWSPAEDTEVEPVSLDSPDGLNVLRHSTAHVLAQAVQDVFGEAKLGIGPPIENGFYYDFDVDKPFQPDDLAKLEKRMQEIVKSGQRFRRRRFDSLDEAKAELADEPYKLELIDVKGEGLDSSEVMEVGGGELTIYDNLAANEEKVCWSDLCRGPHLPNTRLIGAFKLMRSAAAYWRGSEKNPQLQRVYGTAWPTRDELKAYLKLLEEAARRDHRKLGADLDLFSFPDEIGSGLAVFHPKGGIIRRELENYSRIKHEQAGYEFVNTPHITKAQLFETSGHLPYYADTMFPPMQLEGAEYYLKAMNCPMHNLIFRSRGRSYRELPLRFFEFGTVYRYEKSGVVHGLTRVRGLTQDDSHIYCTREQMPGELTTLLTFVLDLLRDYGLDDFYLELSTRDDSPKFIGEDADWAEATEALRTAAASSGLELVPDPGGAAFYGPKISVQAKDAIGRTWQMSTIQVDFNQPARFGLEYQAADGTRKQPVMIHRALFGSIERFFGVLTEHYAGAFPAWLAPVQVVGIPIREEHTGYLRTFAETLRAEGIRAQVDAGDDRMQKKIRTAQQQKVPFMVIAGDDDVAAGTVSFRYRDGSQRNGVPVGEAVAHVTEVVRSRTNAGPSAA, from the coding sequence GTGTCCGCACCCCGTACCCCCGCCGTGGCCGACCCCGTCGTCGTCGCCGCCGGGACGACGGCGGCCGACGCGGTGGCGGCGGCCGGACTGCCCGCGACCGGGCCGAAGGCGATCGTGGTGGTCCGGGACCCGCAGGGCCAGTTGCGCGACCTGGACTGGTCCCCGGCCGAGGACACCGAGGTCGAGCCGGTCAGCCTGGACTCCCCGGACGGGCTGAACGTGCTGCGCCACTCGACCGCGCACGTGCTCGCCCAGGCGGTGCAGGACGTCTTCGGAGAGGCGAAGCTCGGCATCGGCCCGCCGATCGAGAACGGGTTCTACTACGACTTCGACGTCGACAAGCCGTTCCAGCCCGACGACCTGGCGAAGCTCGAGAAGCGGATGCAGGAGATCGTCAAGTCCGGGCAGCGGTTCCGGCGGCGGCGTTTCGACAGCCTGGACGAGGCGAAGGCGGAACTGGCCGACGAGCCGTACAAGCTGGAGTTGATCGACGTCAAGGGTGAGGGGCTGGACTCCTCCGAGGTGATGGAGGTCGGTGGCGGCGAGCTGACCATCTACGACAACCTCGCCGCGAACGAGGAGAAGGTCTGCTGGTCGGACCTGTGCCGGGGCCCGCACCTGCCGAACACCCGGCTGATCGGGGCGTTCAAGCTGATGCGTTCGGCTGCCGCGTACTGGCGGGGGTCGGAGAAGAACCCGCAGCTCCAGCGGGTGTACGGCACCGCCTGGCCGACCCGGGACGAGCTGAAGGCGTACCTGAAGCTGCTGGAGGAGGCCGCCCGGCGCGACCACCGCAAGCTCGGCGCGGACCTCGACCTGTTCAGCTTCCCCGACGAGATCGGCTCTGGCCTGGCGGTCTTCCACCCCAAGGGTGGGATCATCCGCCGCGAGCTGGAGAACTACTCCCGGATCAAGCACGAGCAGGCCGGGTACGAGTTCGTCAACACCCCGCACATCACCAAGGCGCAGCTCTTCGAGACCTCCGGCCACCTGCCGTACTACGCGGACACCATGTTCCCGCCGATGCAGTTGGAGGGCGCGGAGTACTACCTCAAGGCGATGAACTGCCCGATGCACAACCTGATCTTCAGGTCGCGCGGGCGGTCGTACCGGGAGCTGCCGCTGCGGTTCTTCGAGTTCGGCACGGTCTACCGGTACGAGAAGTCCGGCGTGGTGCACGGCCTGACCCGGGTCCGGGGGCTCACCCAGGACGACTCGCACATCTACTGCACCCGGGAGCAGATGCCCGGTGAGCTGACCACCCTGTTGACCTTCGTGCTCGACCTGCTGCGCGACTACGGTCTGGACGACTTCTACCTGGAGCTGTCGACCCGGGACGACTCGCCGAAGTTCATCGGCGAGGACGCCGACTGGGCGGAGGCGACGGAGGCGCTGCGCACCGCCGCGGCCTCCTCCGGGCTGGAGCTCGTCCCCGACCCGGGCGGCGCGGCCTTCTACGGCCCGAAGATCAGCGTCCAGGCCAAGGACGCCATCGGCCGGACCTGGCAGATGTCCACCATCCAGGTCGACTTCAACCAGCCGGCCCGGTTCGGGCTGGAGTACCAGGCCGCCGACGGCACCCGGAAGCAGCCGGTGATGATCCACCGGGCGCTCTTCGGCTCGATCGAGCGGTTCTTCGGAGTGCTCACCGAGCACTACGCTGGCGCGTTCCCGGCCTGGCTGGCCCCGGTGCAGGTGGTCGGCATCCCGATCCGCGAGGAGCACACCGGCTACCTTCGTACCTTCGCCGAAACGCTGCGTGCGGAGGGGATCCGGGCCCAGGTGGACGCGGGTGACGACCGGATGCAGAAGAAGATCCGGACCGCCCAGCAGCAGAAGGTTCCGTTCATGGTCATCGCCGGGGACGACGACGTGGCCGCCGGCACCGTCTCCTTCCGCTACCGGGACGGCTCCCAGCGCAACGGGGTGCCGGTCGGGGAGGCGGTGGCGCACGTGACCGAGGTGGTCCGTTCCCGCACCAACGCCGGCCCGTCGGCCGCCTGA
- a CDS encoding ADP-ribosylglycohydrolase family protein, whose translation MSFTIFTDTRLVLARDALAGLSVGDALGSQYFVPGNTPTELAAGRLPAPPWQWTDDTEMACSVVHALATDGRIDRDALALAFAERAEPYRGYGPGAVTILRLIRTGTPWPVAAAAAFDGQGSCGNGAAMRVTPLGAYFADSTARAAAHARASAEVTHAHPEGIAGAVAVAVAAALAARGRLDGHRPDAARLLAGVAGALDPAGEVCRGVRRAADLRDRPLAEAVDALGNGSRVTAQDTVPFTVWVAARHLADYPAAIRACVEAGGDVDTTAAIVGGVVAAYTGVGTPGGVPTDWLAAREPLPDWSD comes from the coding sequence ATGTCCTTCACGATCTTCACCGACACCCGACTCGTGCTCGCCCGGGACGCCCTCGCGGGGCTCTCCGTCGGCGACGCCCTCGGCTCCCAGTACTTCGTCCCCGGCAACACCCCGACCGAGCTGGCCGCCGGTCGGCTCCCCGCTCCGCCCTGGCAGTGGACCGACGACACCGAGATGGCCTGCTCGGTGGTGCATGCCCTGGCCACCGACGGTCGGATCGACCGGGACGCCCTGGCCCTGGCCTTCGCCGAACGCGCCGAGCCGTACCGGGGGTACGGGCCCGGCGCGGTGACCATCCTGCGGCTGATCCGTACCGGCACCCCGTGGCCGGTGGCCGCCGCCGCCGCGTTCGACGGACAGGGGTCCTGCGGCAACGGGGCGGCGATGCGGGTCACGCCGCTGGGCGCGTACTTCGCTGACTCCACCGCACGGGCCGCCGCCCACGCCCGGGCCTCCGCCGAGGTCACCCACGCCCACCCCGAGGGGATCGCCGGCGCGGTGGCGGTCGCCGTCGCCGCCGCGCTGGCCGCCCGGGGCCGCCTGGACGGGCACCGACCGGACGCCGCCCGGCTGCTCGCCGGGGTCGCCGGAGCCCTCGACCCGGCCGGCGAGGTGTGCCGGGGCGTCCGCCGGGCGGCCGACCTGCGGGACCGGCCGCTGGCCGAGGCGGTCGACGCGCTCGGCAACGGTTCCCGGGTCACCGCGCAGGACACGGTGCCCTTCACCGTCTGGGTGGCCGCCCGGCACCTGGCCGACTACCCGGCGGCGATCCGCGCGTGCGTCGAGGCCGGGGGCGACGTGGACACCACGGCGGCGATCGTCGGGGGCGTCGTCGCCGCGTACACCGGGGTGGGCACGCCCGGCGGGGTGCCCACCGACTGGCTGGCCGCCCGCGAGCCGCTGCCGGACTGGTCCGACTGA
- a CDS encoding response regulator transcription factor — translation MATVLLVEDDHVVRGAMLRSLSDRGHAVHAVGTALEALRRVAAETPDLVVLDLGLPDLDGSDALRMLRGITDIPIIIATARDDEQSVVRLLRAGADDYMVKPFTGAHLDARITTVLRRAGRASRSIQPVVHTVGGLRVDVGERSAHLDGEPLALTRKEFDLLAYLAARPGRVVSRRELLEEVWRQPSVGEDQTIDVHLYWLRRKMGESAAKPRYLRTVRGVGFRLVAPD, via the coding sequence GTGGCCACCGTGCTCCTGGTCGAAGATGACCACGTCGTCCGCGGCGCGATGCTGCGCTCCCTGTCCGACCGGGGTCACGCCGTGCACGCGGTCGGCACGGCGCTGGAGGCGCTGCGCCGGGTCGCGGCGGAGACCCCCGACCTGGTCGTGCTCGACCTGGGTCTGCCCGACCTCGACGGCTCCGACGCGCTGCGGATGCTGCGCGGCATCACCGACATCCCGATCATCATCGCCACCGCCCGCGACGACGAGCAGTCGGTGGTCCGGCTGTTGCGGGCCGGCGCGGACGACTACATGGTCAAGCCGTTCACCGGCGCGCACCTGGACGCCCGGATCACCACGGTGCTGCGTCGGGCCGGACGGGCCAGCCGCAGCATCCAGCCGGTGGTGCACACCGTGGGCGGGCTCCGGGTGGACGTGGGCGAGCGAAGCGCCCACCTCGACGGCGAGCCGCTGGCGCTGACCCGTAAGGAGTTCGACCTGCTGGCCTATCTGGCGGCGCGTCCCGGACGGGTAGTGTCCCGCCGGGAACTCCTGGAGGAAGTATGGCGTCAGCCGTCGGTCGGCGAGGACCAGACCATCGACGTTCATCTGTACTGGCTGCGTCGAAAGATGGGCGAGTCCGCGGCGAAGCCGCGCTACCTGCGCACCGTGCGGGGGGTGGGCTTCCGGCTGGTGGCACCGGACTGA
- a CDS encoding HAMP domain-containing sensor histidine kinase, with translation MAAVGTLVALAFLIPLGTTLQDRARDEALADAARRAALVTGTLAVSTRAEDVARAVEATGGDPDTRPVVHGLGGDPGGRADQSDVARAGLERHSLVVDVPGGLARLDPVVLGDQVAVVEVFVPASAASGGGTRTWLLLGGVAVALVGAAVVVVDRFAARTADAARGLVRAAGAIGEGDLAVRVEPSGPRELTEAGYAFNQMADRLVAARTDERELVADLSHRLRTPLTVLRLDAEALDSDDTSVGTFSEDELDRRRSIRRIRQAIVTLEGEVDVLIKTTRKAVAQETGPAVCDVSEVVRDRMVFWSALAGDQNRPHRVTGAQMRIPAPVPRAELAAALDAVIGNVFRYTPQGTAFEVAVSRRDGYVALRIDDAGPGIANPDRALRRGASDQGSTGLGLDIARRVSLQANGSVSIDRARLGGASVVMLLADPEATPRQVSRFGLVGRMAREREPGGRRRWPRPRPSDD, from the coding sequence GTGGCCGCCGTGGGCACCCTCGTGGCGCTGGCGTTCCTGATTCCGCTCGGCACGACGCTGCAGGACCGCGCCCGGGACGAGGCGCTGGCCGACGCCGCGCGCCGCGCCGCCCTGGTCACCGGCACCCTCGCGGTCAGCACCAGGGCCGAGGACGTCGCCCGTGCGGTGGAGGCCACCGGAGGCGACCCGGACACCCGACCCGTCGTCCACGGGCTCGGCGGCGATCCGGGCGGCCGGGCCGACCAGTCGGACGTCGCGCGGGCCGGCCTGGAACGGCACTCACTCGTCGTCGACGTACCCGGTGGGCTGGCCCGGCTGGACCCGGTGGTCCTCGGCGACCAGGTCGCGGTGGTCGAGGTCTTCGTGCCGGCGTCGGCGGCGTCGGGTGGCGGCACCCGTACCTGGCTGCTGCTCGGCGGGGTGGCGGTGGCCCTGGTGGGCGCCGCGGTGGTCGTGGTCGACCGGTTCGCCGCCCGCACCGCCGACGCGGCCCGCGGCCTGGTCCGGGCGGCGGGCGCGATCGGGGAAGGCGACCTGGCGGTCCGCGTCGAACCCAGCGGCCCGCGCGAGCTGACCGAGGCCGGGTACGCCTTCAACCAGATGGCCGACCGACTGGTCGCCGCCCGCACCGACGAGCGGGAACTGGTGGCCGACCTGTCGCACCGGCTGCGCACCCCGCTGACCGTGCTGCGACTGGACGCCGAGGCGCTAGATTCCGACGACACCAGCGTCGGCACGTTCAGCGAGGACGAACTGGACCGACGTCGGAGCATCCGGCGGATCCGGCAGGCGATCGTCACCCTCGAGGGCGAGGTCGACGTGCTGATCAAGACCACCCGCAAGGCGGTCGCCCAGGAGACCGGACCGGCCGTGTGTGACGTCAGCGAGGTGGTCCGGGACCGGATGGTGTTCTGGTCGGCGCTGGCCGGTGACCAGAACCGCCCGCACCGGGTGACCGGGGCGCAGATGCGCATCCCGGCACCGGTGCCCCGGGCGGAACTGGCCGCCGCGCTCGACGCGGTGATCGGCAACGTCTTCCGCTACACCCCGCAGGGCACCGCTTTCGAGGTGGCGGTCTCCCGCCGGGACGGCTACGTCGCGCTGCGCATCGACGACGCCGGCCCGGGGATCGCCAACCCCGACCGGGCGCTGCGTCGGGGGGCCAGCGACCAGGGCTCCACCGGTCTCGGGCTGGACATCGCCCGGCGGGTCTCGTTGCAGGCCAACGGCTCGGTGAGCATCGACCGGGCCCGGCTGGGCGGGGCCAGCGTGGTGATGCTGCTGGCCGACCCGGAGGCGACGCCCCGGCAGGTCAGCCGGTTCGGGCTGGTCGGCCGGATGGCCCGGGAACGGGAGCCCGGCGGTCGCCGCCGCTGGCCCCGCCCCCGCCCGTCGGACGACTGA
- a CDS encoding adenosine deaminase: MTDLPSFIAGLPKVELHVHHVGSASPRIVAELAARHEGRSPVPADPDALAAYFEFRDFAHFIEVYLSVVDLVRDDTDVWILTHEVARELARQQVRYAELTITPYSHVRRGIPAPAFCEAIEDARKRAEADFGIELRWCFDIPGEAGLPAAEETLRIALDQRPDGLISFGLGGPEVGVPRPQFKPYFDQARAAGLRSAPHAGETTGPQTVWDALRDLGAERIGHGISAAQDPELLAHLAQRRIALEVCPTSNLRTRAVASLDAHPLGRLVEAGVLVTINSDDPPMFGTTLNDEYAVAARLLGLDAAGVAGLARDAVTAAFLPEAEKRRLIAEIDVYLAAAVG, encoded by the coding sequence GTGACCGACCTGCCCTCGTTCATCGCCGGACTGCCCAAGGTGGAGCTGCACGTGCACCACGTCGGCTCCGCCTCGCCCCGGATCGTCGCCGAGCTGGCCGCCCGGCACGAGGGGCGTAGCCCGGTGCCGGCCGATCCGGACGCGCTCGCCGCCTACTTCGAGTTTCGCGACTTCGCCCACTTCATCGAGGTCTATCTCAGCGTCGTCGACCTGGTCCGGGACGACACCGACGTCTGGATCCTCACCCACGAGGTGGCCCGGGAGCTGGCCCGGCAGCAGGTCCGCTACGCGGAGTTGACCATCACGCCGTACTCGCACGTGCGGCGGGGCATTCCCGCGCCGGCCTTCTGCGAGGCGATCGAGGACGCCCGCAAGCGGGCCGAGGCGGACTTCGGCATCGAGCTGCGCTGGTGCTTCGACATCCCGGGCGAGGCCGGGCTGCCGGCTGCCGAGGAGACCCTGCGGATCGCCCTCGACCAGCGTCCGGACGGGCTGATCTCGTTCGGTCTGGGCGGCCCGGAGGTCGGCGTGCCCCGGCCGCAGTTCAAGCCGTACTTCGACCAGGCCCGGGCGGCCGGGCTGCGCTCCGCCCCGCACGCCGGGGAGACCACCGGGCCGCAGACCGTCTGGGACGCGCTGCGGGACCTGGGCGCGGAGCGGATCGGGCACGGCATCTCCGCCGCGCAGGACCCGGAACTTCTCGCCCATCTCGCGCAGCGGCGCATCGCGTTGGAGGTCTGCCCCACTTCCAACCTGCGGACCCGGGCGGTGGCGAGCCTGGACGCGCACCCGCTCGGGCGCCTCGTCGAGGCCGGGGTGCTGGTCACCATCAACTCCGACGACCCGCCGATGTTCGGCACCACCCTCAACGACGAGTACGCCGTCGCCGCCCGGCTGCTCGGGCTGGACGCGGCGGGGGTGGCCGGACTGGCCCGCGACGCGGTGACCGCGGCCTTCCTGCCCGAGGCCGAGAAGCGGCGGCTCATCGCCGAGATCGACGTCTACCTCGCTGCGGCGGTCGGCTGA
- a CDS encoding trans-aconitate 2-methyltransferase — MWDPVSYLRYTDERSRPFHDLTARVPVRRPRAVVDLGCGPGHLTATLADRWPSSRVVGVDSSPTMIERARRQDTPVSFVVGDLHDWRPGPDVDVLLASAVLQWVPGHQRLLTRWARELPAGAWLAVQVPANYDAPSHRTLWAVADQGPWRAELLPLLREAPVRDAVAYAELMADAGCTVDAWETTYVHLLPAPADADHPVFTWLEGTALRPIRAVLDDATWDRFRVALGGRLAEQYPVRHGQVYFPFRRVFFVARTPARAEENL; from the coding sequence GTGTGGGATCCGGTCAGCTACCTGCGCTACACCGACGAGCGGTCCCGTCCCTTCCACGACCTGACGGCCCGCGTTCCGGTGCGGCGCCCCCGGGCCGTGGTCGATCTGGGATGCGGTCCCGGGCACCTCACCGCGACCCTCGCCGACCGGTGGCCGTCCAGCCGCGTCGTCGGCGTCGACTCGTCCCCGACGATGATCGAGCGGGCCCGGCGGCAGGACACGCCGGTCTCCTTCGTCGTCGGCGACCTGCACGACTGGCGGCCCGGTCCGGACGTGGACGTGCTGCTCGCCAGCGCGGTGCTCCAGTGGGTGCCTGGCCACCAGCGGCTGCTCACCCGCTGGGCCCGGGAGCTGCCGGCCGGTGCCTGGCTGGCGGTGCAGGTGCCGGCCAACTACGACGCCCCCTCGCACCGCACCCTCTGGGCGGTGGCCGACCAGGGGCCGTGGCGGGCCGAACTCCTCCCGCTGCTGCGCGAGGCCCCGGTACGGGACGCCGTCGCGTACGCCGAGCTGATGGCCGACGCCGGGTGCACGGTGGACGCCTGGGAGACTACCTACGTGCACCTCCTGCCGGCCCCGGCAGACGCCGACCATCCCGTGTTCACCTGGTTGGAGGGGACGGCCCTGCGTCCGATCCGGGCGGTCCTCGACGACGCCACCTGGGACCGGTTCCGCGTGGCGCTGGGTGGGCGGCTCGCCGAGCAGTACCCGGTCCGGCACGGCCAGGTGTACTTCCCGTTCCGCCGCGTCTTCTTCGTGGCCCGCACTCCCGCCCGCGCAGAGGAGAACCTGTGA
- a CDS encoding cold-shock protein yields the protein MAQGTVKWFNADKGFGFITVDGGGADVFVHFSAIQSSGYRSLEENQRVEFEIAQGQKGPQAEQVRPI from the coding sequence ATGGCGCAGGGAACCGTGAAGTGGTTCAACGCAGACAAGGGCTTCGGCTTCATCACCGTCGACGGCGGGGGTGCTGACGTGTTCGTCCACTTCTCGGCCATCCAGTCCAGCGGCTACCGTTCGCTGGAGGAGAACCAGCGGGTCGAGTTCGAGATCGCCCAGGGCCAGAAGGGCCCGCAGGCGGAGCAGGTCCGTCCCATCTGA
- a CDS encoding DUF4235 domain-containing protein, which produces MNRAAYKPVGVFLGLAAGAVAGVLFRQVWKMTAGDGEAPSATDEDRGWGEVLAAAALQGAIFSVVRAAVDRGGAVGVRRLTGHWPD; this is translated from the coding sequence ATCAACCGGGCCGCCTACAAGCCGGTGGGTGTGTTCCTCGGTCTGGCCGCCGGTGCCGTCGCCGGGGTGCTGTTCCGGCAGGTGTGGAAGATGACCGCCGGGGACGGCGAGGCGCCCAGCGCCACCGACGAGGATCGCGGCTGGGGCGAGGTCCTGGCCGCTGCCGCTCTCCAGGGCGCCATCTTCTCGGTGGTCCGGGCGGCGGTCGACCGCGGTGGGGCGGTCGGCGTCCGTCGACTGACCGGCCACTGGCCGGACTGA
- a CDS encoding phage holin family protein → MADVANPTTSRARNEPSTAELVQRATEQVSRLVRDELALARAELTEKGKHAGIGVGLFGGGGVLALYGLGALLTAVVLLLALVLPAWLAALIVAVVLFAVAGILALVGKKQVSQAVPPVPAAAVRSVRADVDTVTAAVRDRGRS, encoded by the coding sequence ATGGCTGACGTCGCGAACCCCACTACGTCCCGGGCCCGCAACGAGCCGTCCACCGCGGAGCTGGTGCAGCGTGCCACGGAGCAGGTTTCCCGCCTCGTCCGGGACGAGCTGGCGCTGGCCCGCGCGGAGTTGACCGAGAAGGGCAAGCACGCCGGTATCGGGGTCGGCCTCTTCGGTGGCGGTGGGGTGCTCGCCCTGTACGGGCTCGGCGCGCTGCTCACCGCCGTGGTCCTGCTGCTGGCGCTGGTGCTGCCGGCGTGGCTGGCCGCCCTGATCGTCGCCGTGGTGCTCTTCGCGGTCGCGGGCATTCTCGCCCTGGTCGGCAAGAAGCAGGTCAGCCAGGCGGTCCCGCCGGTTCCGGCGGCGGCGGTCCGCAGCGTCCGCGCGGACGTCGACACGGTCACCGCCGCGGTACGGGACAGGGGGCGGTCATGA
- a CDS encoding DUF1206 domain-containing protein — protein sequence MSLTHSAQATASRTANSRWLETLARVGFIGYGIVHLLFAWLALQIAFGKSSDDGDQSGALRTLAAQPMGKFLVVAIAVGLLAMAIWQGLEAAVGHRAERGGERAVERLASAGRTIVYLYFAWTAWKVFSDAGSNSADKQEALTGELMTSSGGRWLVGLAGVVLASIGAGLVIYGLVKRFEKHLKTGEMDARTRQLARRLGVAGYVAKGTAYAIAGILVVVAAINYDPEKARGLDAALRTLREQSYGPILLALVALGIAAFGAFCFVQSRYRKV from the coding sequence ATGTCTCTCACCCACAGTGCCCAGGCCACCGCCTCCCGTACGGCGAACAGCCGGTGGCTGGAAACCCTCGCCCGGGTCGGCTTCATCGGCTACGGGATCGTCCACCTCCTCTTCGCCTGGTTGGCGTTGCAGATCGCCTTCGGTAAGTCCTCCGACGACGGAGACCAGTCCGGGGCCCTGCGTACCCTCGCCGCCCAGCCGATGGGCAAGTTCCTCGTCGTCGCGATCGCGGTCGGCCTGCTCGCCATGGCGATCTGGCAGGGGCTCGAAGCCGCCGTCGGGCACCGCGCCGAGCGCGGCGGGGAACGGGCCGTCGAGCGGCTCGCCTCCGCCGGCCGCACCATCGTGTACCTCTACTTCGCCTGGACCGCCTGGAAGGTCTTCTCCGACGCCGGCTCCAACAGCGCCGACAAGCAGGAGGCGCTCACCGGCGAGCTGATGACCTCCTCCGGCGGTCGCTGGCTGGTCGGCCTGGCCGGCGTGGTGCTCGCCTCGATCGGCGCCGGCTTGGTCATCTACGGCCTGGTCAAGCGCTTCGAGAAGCACCTGAAGACCGGCGAGATGGACGCCCGTACCCGGCAGCTGGCACGTCGCCTGGGGGTGGCCGGCTACGTTGCCAAGGGCACCGCGTACGCTATCGCCGGCATCCTGGTCGTCGTCGCCGCGATCAACTACGACCCGGAAAAGGCCCGCGGTCTGGACGCCGCCCTGCGGACGCTGCGGGAGCAGTCCTACGGTCCCATCCTGCTCGCCCTGGTCGCGCTCGGCATCGCCGCCTTCGGCGCGTTCTGCTTCGTCCAGTCCCGCTACCGGAAGGTGTGA
- a CDS encoding GNAT family N-acetyltransferase — MSYLVEDDPARRRFEILVDDALAGFTAYRPRGADVLVFTHTQVDPAFRGKGVGEALIRGTLDEVRRRGARVVPRCPFMAAFIDRHAAYADLVTATDEP, encoded by the coding sequence GTGAGCTACCTCGTCGAGGACGACCCGGCCCGCCGCCGCTTCGAGATCCTGGTCGACGACGCGCTGGCCGGGTTCACCGCGTACCGGCCGCGCGGCGCGGACGTGCTGGTCTTCACGCACACCCAGGTCGATCCGGCGTTCCGGGGGAAGGGCGTCGGCGAGGCGCTGATCCGGGGCACGCTGGACGAGGTGCGCCGACGCGGTGCGCGGGTGGTTCCCCGTTGCCCGTTCATGGCCGCCTTCATCGACCGCCACGCCGCGTACGCCGATCTCGTCACCGCCACCGACGAGCCGTGA